One window of the Dermacentor andersoni chromosome 10, qqDerAnde1_hic_scaffold, whole genome shotgun sequence genome contains the following:
- the LOC129380622 gene encoding uncharacterized protein, which yields MGPKHCFKLPVTDTAMSHMLGLCCCKSCEDCQKRLRVRMPSCLGGGEGGEEEQQPQQQQGAVTQEPSSSSSEGAIPPGAAGAAAAAGLKLEVGSSYSDTSSTISEDSWRPPVRIPPARLPPTDSPQPGPSGMSTVSVDMVKNPSYTTSEDSETPP from the exons CACTGCTTCAAACTACCAGTGACGGACACAGCTATGTCGCACATGCTCGGTTTGTGCTGCTGCAAGTCGTGCGAAGACTGCCAAAAGCGGCTACGCGTCCGGATGCCGTCGTGCCTGGGTGGCGGGGAAGGAGGAGAAGAGGAGCAGCAGCCGCAACAACAGCAAG GTGCAGTCACCCAAGagccttcgtcctcgtcttccgAGGGTGCCATCCCTCCGGGTGCAGCTGGTGCTGCTGCGGCAGCGGGTTTAAAGCTCGAAGTCGGATCAAGCTATTCGGACACCTCGTCCACGATCAGCGAGGACAGCTGGCGCCCACCGGTGAGGATCCCACCGGCGAGGCTCCCACCGACTGACTCTCCCCAACCCGGCCCCAGTGGTATGTCAACGGTCAGCGTCGATATGGTCAAGAACCCGTCCTACACCACCAGCGAGGACTCGGAGACG CCCCCTTAG
- the LOC129388250 gene encoding uncharacterized protein → MDSGGGSCKCGVCDECLERGRDSPSSQQGSTKRPKVEQPMPEEEMDATSDVREGEEVQRDPRVSSSSGSSCSSPSTETTALTLSTEGHQLTSPPEKAASKSATATQAGTHPRLSAATLSSGSVGDYSADDEMSTSSTAAKKVKSLSRRPASRATGALGTSSSKTGAAAAGETEAQRTSSDATSPEGDDDDCFLPPEAPAPRKTKPAQSETNPDQSEATQPPTSQEPPTPMDVGGSDGAQSAETADPVADVSDVCAGSDPIDDSSASEEDPDRDRSTAL, encoded by the exons ATGGACTCCGGCGGAGGCTCCTGCAAGTGCGGCGTCTGCGACGAATGCCTGGAAAGAGGTCGTGATAGTCCGTCTTCGCAGCAGGGAAGCACGAAACGGCCCAAGGTGGAACAGCCAATGCCCGAGGAAGAAATGGATGCCACCTCCGACGTCCGTGAAGGCGAGGAAGTGCAACGCGATCCCAGGGTATCAAGTAGCAGTGGATCTTCCTGCAGTAGCCCCTCGACGGAGACAACTGCGTTGACGCTGTCTACCGAAGGTCATCAGCTGACTTCTCCCCCTGAGAAGGCGGCGAGCAAGAGCGCCACTGCGACTCAGGCCGGCACGCACCCGCGTCTGTCCGCGGCAACGCTGTCTTCTGGAAGCGTGGGAGATTATTCAGCCGATGATGAAATGAGCACCAGCTCTACGGCTGCTAAAAAAGTCAAGTCATTGTCACGTAGGCCAGCTTCTCGAGCCACTGGAGCTCTCGGGACGTCTTCGTCAAAAACGGGTGCCGCTGCTGCGGGAGAAACGGAAGCACAACGAACTAGTTCCGATGCGACGAGTCcggaaggcgacgacgacgactgctTCCTGCCACCGGAAGCGCCTGCCCCGAGAAAGACTAAGCCTGCCCAATCAGAGACGAACCCCGATCAGTCGGAGGCGACGCAACCACCTACGAGCCAGGAACCACCAACCCCGATGGACGTCGGCGGAAGTGATGGGGCGCAGTCCGCCGAAACTGCCGACCCTGTTGCAGACGTCTCCGACGTGTGCGCTGGCTCGGACCCAATAGACGACTCTTCTGCGTCGGAAGAGGATCCAGACAGGGATCGGTCAACA GCTCTGTAG
- the LOC129388251 gene encoding uncharacterized protein produces the protein MSHMLGLCCCKGCEDCRKGLRARLPSCLGGGEEEEGEQQQQQQQQQQQQGLEQQQEEQSTPEQAPDPDEAHPLLPLRPDAVMQEPSSLSPEGASPSGAAGVGDVPKGSSDDSDTSSTLSKASLTSMDTTFSVVTTHD, from the coding sequence ATGTCGCACATGCTCGGATTGTGCTGCTGCAAGGGATGCGAAGATTGCCGAAAGGGGCTACGCGCCCGGCTGCCCTCATGCCTAGGTGGCGGGGAAGAAGAAGAgggagagcagcagcagcagcagcagcagcagcagcagcagcagggactGGAGCAGCAGCAGGAGGAGCAAAGTACGCCGGAACAGGCACCGGACCCAGACGAGGCGCATCCCTTGCTTCCACTACGCCCAGATGCAGTCATGCAAGAGCCTTCGTCCTTGTCTCCCGAAGGGGCCTCACCTTCGGGTGCTGCTGGAGTGGGCGACGTGcccaaaggcagctcggacgatTCGGACACGTCCTCCACACTCAGCAAGGCATCGCTCACGAGCATGGACACCACATTCTCCGTAGTGACGACACATGACTGA